AGGCAATCATGGTTCACTGTGACTGTGCCATGACGGGGTGAGCACAGAGCAACCTGGGAGCCTGGTCAGGGAGGATTGGGAAGTCTCCTAAAGGAAGCAGAGTAGGAGCTAAGAGCTGACCTAGGATCTATTCACTAATTGAGGAGATCGAAAGTGTTCTAGGGATGTGCAAAGGCCTGAAAGCAAGAGAGAGCCGGGTGCATTAGGGGAATGGAGGGTGGGGTGCGAGAGCGTGTTGGGggaggactgggggaggggaaatttgCTGAGAGGTGAAGCTGAAGACATAAACAGCAGCCACATGATAAAGGGCCTTGAAGCCGCTTAAGGGGTCTGAGTCTAATCTTGAGGATGATCGGGAATCGTTGAAAGCCTTTAAGCATCCCAGGGCTTAAATATAGGATGATGTGAAGACGTTCACAGGCCCTAGACGCCTTTACTGTTGAAGGCCTTGCTTCACATCGCATCAAACATCCATCAAATGAACCCACattacagttattttttaataaaaaagttgAAAGGAGTTTTATAACTCGGATTTGGAATtgctattaatttattaatttcaagTTTGTAGATTTCTATTTTGAAGCCAATGACACTTTTGGGGGGTAGGGGGCAGCTGTGTAGGGGGCCCTTATACAGCTCACAGATCCCGTGCACTGTGTTATGGTatcaaatgaaaacaagataGTGACATGATCAGTTTTATGAATTAGAAAGATCACACTTCAGAAAATAGAGTGGACAttgctgtttaatgggtataggatttcagttttgcaaggtgacAGAGTTCCAGAGTTCTACTGCACAACATCAAACACATCGTTAGCACGACtgtactgcacacttaaaaatgcttCTGCTGCTGAATTTTAcggtggttttgtttttcaccGTAGTGGAAAGAAAATAGAGCGGAGATTGGATTGGGAGGATCAGCCCTGGGTTTCCGGCTAGGAGGCAGCTATAATATATCTGGCAGATGGTCAAGGCTTGAAATAATGAAGGGAGAAAGAGTCAACAGATTTGGGAGAATCAATAGGAATTGCACAGAGGATTTGACAGATGAGGCAAAGGGACATGACAGGGATGGTGCATCAGGTTGGGCAACTAAGCTATGCCCCCCACCAAGCTGGCAACCTGGGAGAAGCAGCAGccagtggggagggagatggggagctTGAGCTGAAATGCAAGTGGAACCTACAAGGGGAGGTGTCCGGGAGGCATGTGGAGACCCTGACCTGGAGCTTGGAGGACAACTGGGTTATGGATTTTGATTTGGGAACTCTCAACATTCAGGTAGTCGTTGGAAACATGTGAAACGGGGAGGATCATTAAAATGAGGACACCACCTCTGACAGAGCCCCAGTGAACAGCCACAACTCAAGGAAGGCCAGGGTAGGGCACCCACACGAGTTCCGAGACGGTGTCTCCAGGAAGTGAGACAGGTGGCCGGTAGACCAAGGAGTGTGACCCCATAGCTAAGTCACAGGGCTGCCCAAGGCCCCCATCAGGTATTCACAAGATCTTGGTGGAATCTCCAGGTGTCGGGGAGAATGTGGATCCATGAGGGTCAGaggagagactgtctttccctTGACCCCGGACAAATGCTCTCTCATTTGGGGTAGGTCAGAACCATGGGGCTTGCTCTTTGATCatgcatttattcactcactcatttggCATTTATTAAGAACCTACTGCCCTATGTACCCAGCACCACGGATGGAAGGGTGAATGAAGCACAGTCCCTGCCTACACAGGACACACAGTGTCAGGGGAGGTAGATGGTCACACTCCATAAAATATCCCTGGTGCTATGAAAAATGTCTATGCCGAGCTCAGTCAGGGTGCAAGGTAGAGAGTAGTCACGTCTACCTGTGAGGTGGGAGTATCAGAAAAGGCTTCAGAGGGGAGTTGACCCTAAAACTAAATGTCTATGCTAAGGAGGGGCACTGACCAAGGCATGGAGCTATGAAATGGCCCAGCATAGTCAGGAGCCCCtgctgggaccatgagccataTTTTGAGATGCCGTCAGTGGAGCTGAATGAACACCTGAAATGACACCATTCACTCTTTTGGTGTCAAGCATCCACCTGAcctgtgttcttttaaaaacacaaacggTCCGGGAAAAACAACATATTCAGTTACAACATCTCTCTGCCTCATTGATCGGATCCCTTGGCCTTAGGCAGAGGTTCCTGGGGCTCACAGCTCTCAGGACAAGACAGAGCCCACCTCCATCTCCCAACCCCTTCCCCACACTATTGACCAAATACATTATTCTGGACACATGAAGCAGTGAAGGCTGAGAAGAAAAGGTCCTAATTGCCCCTGACCCCAATAGCAGGGTCTGATGGTCTGTCCTTCCCTCGCAACCTCGCAGAAAGGAGTCGGGGTATAATCTGAGGCCTCCATTGGTGATATGCTCAGACTAAGTGGAGGATGAACCTTATTAGATTTTCTAAGTACCATGGTTGCTAAGGAAACTGGTTGTTTTCAAGTCTCCATGTGTAAGTCGGAAGCTTGATTTGTGCCACTCCAGAAGGCTACTGCTACCTCATAATAATTTTCCCATTTGTGTCTCTGATTCTCCAGCATTAACAGTTCATTTCTCTGGGCTAAGCACCATGGGTGCAGGGTGGTGGGAGAGCTGCCTAAAAATGCATATGTCCCCAGGAGGTgacacatgcctcacggccatgTTGTTGAGACTGAGTTCATTGAATCTCTGTTTTCTGCAACTGGAGGGTCTAGGCAGGAAGAGGACCATTGGCTCATGGAAGGGGGAGCTGCTTGAAGAGGGGAAGGGtataggagggggagggggaccaACTCAAAGACCCACTTCAGGTTTTAGCCCAGGAATGGGGCTTGCCTTCAAATGAGACcgttttataggcagaagggagtgaGAACAAGGACATTATACTAGGCAAAAAAAAGCAGGTTGGtgctttcctttaggggatggcagaggtctatcaggcagattacttaactagtgctgatcaggtgattcctgattgactggtttaagattccatttctggaagAGCCGCAACTgtaattaagtcttggtttggtgatgcggggcttagcataagtgactccattttgggcctgttgtcttgtttttaacagtttGTTTCCGTCTTTGTTTGGAGTTAGCAAGGATTCAGGAGTCTCAATCATCTGGATGCTTTATGGATTTTTATAACCATGAAATTATCTTACTTTTATGTGGTGCTTGGAACTTCCCAAGTTTATTCACAACTGCTTCTCACAGCAAGATTACCTTGTcttacagaattagaaatgactgctcagagaggttaaatgacttactTGAGGCCACCCAGCTGTGAGGGGGCAGCAGTCTTCTCACTCGGGTCTCAGCTCCCTCCCCCTTGTTCTCGCCACCCTAAGTGACAGAGGGGCCCAAGGAAGACACACTCCTGCCCTGTCTCGGCAGGGCCTGGGGGGGCCATGTCCCTCATCCCATGGCTCCGGTGGAACGAGGCTCCGCCACGGCTGTCGTCTCGGAGCCCGGCTCAGATGGTGCTGGAGACGCTCATGGTGGAGCTAGAGGGGCAGATGCGAGAGGCTGAGAGGCAGCAGTGGGAGCGCAGCAATGCCGTCAGGAAGATCTGCACCGGAGTGGACTACAGCTGGCTGGCCAGAGCGCCCCGGCCCACCTACGACCTCAGCCCTGGCGAGAGGCTGCAACTAGAGGACGTCTGCGCCAAGATCCACCCATCCTACTGTGGGCCCGCCATCCTCAGGTAACTCCTGGCACTGGGACAGGGACCAGCGGTTGGGctgcaggctccagggagggTGGCAGCAGTGACAGGGGCCTGAGGCTACCAGGACTGGAGCCTGGGGCCTGGATGGGACAGGTATCTGTTAAAAGGAGCAAGACAGAGGGAAGAATCTGAAAGAGGCCATGGAAGGCCAGGCCAGGACTCAGGGctcagagggaggtgggaggcagCTCCCGGAGGCACGTGaggttttagtttttgtttttgcagaaaAGAACTCAGGTTTATTTGCAGTAGAAACCGTGGTCTAAAAAACAAACCTACTGGTAAATATGTACAGTCTGTGTTCTGTTTGGGGTCACCACTAGCTGCAGAACCCCCAGATCCCTGACCTACATGCATCGGGCCCCCAAGCGTTCACAGCTAATCTCAGGCACCAGGTCCGAAGCCCTGCTAGAGGGTGTCCCATCTCCTGCCAAAACACCCACATCCCAGCCTGCGCCCAGCCCGCCTCCCCTCCTGCTTCCAGCAGTGCAAAAAATAACCAAACCAATATGTTtcccaaacaaaaacaacatgtGAGTTTTGATAGGAGAGAACCCCAGGCCTTCTAGCTTTCTGTTCTCCCTCCCTGAACTGTTGTCATCCTGGTTGTAACGTGGCTGGCTCCCTCTCTTTCAACAGTTCATCTTCCATGTTACCTTCTGAGAGAGGTTTCCCCATATAAGCTCTCCAAAATTGGTTTCTCAATTATCCTATTTCACACTAGCTCGTCtaagggatgtgtgtgtgtgtgtgtgtgtgcgtgtgtgcgcacgcTCGTGTGTGAAGGTTTCAGAGCCCTAGGGCACTGGACATTTAGAGCTGGAGTACAATCGTGTTGCTGCGTGTCAGTGCAACCTTAGTAAAGCTGTGACCTACACGGTCCAGTCTCAGTTGGATGCATGTTGAAATCAAGGAAGCAGAGTCCAAGAGCCAAAAGTAATTTCAAAACTAAAGTTCTTTACCTGCATTTCTCGAACACTAGTAAAGGAATACAGATCCACAGTAAAACATCTTAAAGTCCCCCTTAGTATCCCCAAATCTTCCCTCACCCATCTCTTTAACCAACAGATGCATCTATTGTACACCTTCTTCTTCAAAATTCCCCTAAAAACTCCTCCTTCTTCAGTCCTATTCATACTCCTTTGGGTTTTGTAGTCTTATACCACCCCCAGCTTCTTCCTCCAGGCTGGGAACCTTACCCTCCcccatttttcttattctgcACCATGGAAGCCCCCCAAATGTATATAGTTCCAGAAGCACcctggggccaggggtggggatggTCATGGGAGTGGTGCTGAGAGAATCTAGGCTGGCAAAGTAACCAAACCTCATACATGAGGGGGAGGCTGCGGACGCTCATATGATGATTGTCCCATCACATTTCCTGTCTCACTGCTCAAAGGTCTGAGAAGTCCTGACTCTTAATATGGTGGAGGAAATTAGGTATCACACGGACTTGCTAGCTATCCTTCACTCTGGAGCTCCAAGCCAGAGACATGTTTGGCAAAGGAAACAGCTTGGCATCCAGGAGAACCTGGGGCCACACTCCTGGCTGCAACACAGACAAGGGAAGTAGCAGCGAGCCCGGTGTGCATGGCCAAACAGCTCACCCTCACCCAGGAGGTGGCGGGAAGCTATAGAAGGAATATCACATAATCGGACATACATTTCAGAGAGATCATGCTGGCCAGTGAGGGCAGAAGGGTGGGAGAGTGTTAGCCAGAAAAGTCCCAGAGAGCAGTGGGCGTCAGTCGCTACTACCGCATCGATAACCCGAGGTGAGTGCCAGGATCTTTACAGATGTTAGCGCATTAAACCTCACAAAAAGGTAGCTATGATgaccccagtttacagatgaggaagctgagtctCAAGGAGTCTCATGGAGGCCAGAAGTGGAAGAGCTGGAACTCAGGATGGGCTGGAGCACGACGGAGGTGGGGTGGGTTCTGATCCACTTCACAGGAAGTGGGGAAGCGGAGGGAACAGGAATTGTCCACGGGGGTGTCCAGGGACGCCCGTGGGGTGAGACACCGGCCACGTGCCACGCCCGGGCTATAGCCCCACCGCTTCCCCTCTTCTTCTCCCCGCCTCCGCACCCAGGTTCCGGCAGCTGATGGCAGAGCAGGAGCCCGAGGTGCAGGAGGTGTCCCGGCTCTTCCGCTCGGTGCTGCAGGAAGTCCTGGAGAGGAtgaagcaggaggaggaggcGCACAAGCTGACCCGTCAGTGGAGCCTGCGGCCCCGCAGCAGCCTGGCCACCTTCAGGAGCCGCGCGCGCATCACCCCCTTCGCCAGCGACATCCGCACCATCTCCCAGGACGTGGAGCGGGACGCGCCGCCGCTGCACCGGACCTGGAGCATGCCCGAGTTCCGGGCACAAAAAGAGGACTGACCCCGCCTCTCCTGCCCGGGAGCAGAGCCAcctctggggggtggggcgggtggTGGCGGGTGGGGCATGATAAGCCGGGGTCATCCCGGGTCCTGCAACCTCCCCATCGCCCAGCCCCTGGCGCGGGGCCAAAGAGACCGCCCCGTCCCCGGACACTCCCTCAAGATGGAGCAACCCCTCCCCGCCTGCCCTCTCCCACGGACCACGAAGCCTAGAGTCAGGGCTTGGAGCTGCAGCAACAATCTCCTGCTCTCCTGCTCCCCTGCACCAGTCGGCTGGAGCGGACCCTTCCCCGCCCCGCAGAGATTCAGGGTTTGGGCAGACCACCACCTGCTCCCCATCTTCAGCTTCTGTCTGGAATGGGAAGAGTTGCCCTGCCTTTTGCCAAGTCATGAGCTCTTACCCCAACTTAGGGATGTCCCATTCACCCTCTCTCCCTGGGTAACGATGAGGGGACCTGTTGGCTGGTGTCCGTTCTCTGCTGGTGACTGGTCTGTCTCACCACCGCAGGTGGGTCACAGCCTGGTGGATGGGCAGAGCTGAAAGGGATCACA
The genomic region above belongs to Phocoena sinus isolate mPhoSin1 chromosome 1, mPhoSin1.pri, whole genome shotgun sequence and contains:
- the RD3 gene encoding protein RD3 encodes the protein MSLIPWLRWNEAPPRLSSRSPAQMVLETLMVELEGQMREAERQQWERSNAVRKICTGVDYSWLARAPRPTYDLSPGERLQLEDVCAKIHPSYCGPAILRFRQLMAEQEPEVQEVSRLFRSVLQEVLERMKQEEEAHKLTRQWSLRPRSSLATFRSRARITPFASDIRTISQDVERDAPPLHRTWSMPEFRAQKED